Genomic window (Pyrus communis chromosome 13, drPyrComm1.1, whole genome shotgun sequence):
TAATAATCACAATTACTGGATCTCTATAATTCCCAGAAAAAGGATCCGCAAGGATGCTTTTCCCCGTTATTATATAGACGGGtaaaaataagttaaaaaaataaatcactttaagaaataattaatttaaaataactcTTGACAGATGCAAAGCGGCTTATTGGTAGGAAGTTCAGCGAGGACACTGTTCAAAAAGATAGGAAGCTTTGGCCATTCAGGGTCATAGAAGGTCCTGCTGACAAGCCAATGATTGCGGTTACCCACAGgggtgaagaaaaaaaattttctGCTGAAGATATCTCATCCATGGTTCTAGCAAAGATGCGGGAGATAGCCGAGTCCTACCTCTGCTCAAAGATAAGTGAAAAAAATGCAGTTATCACCGTTCCCTCTTACTTCAACGATTCGCAGCGTCAGGCTACAATAGAGGCTGGTAAATTGGCCGGCTTAAAGGTGTTGCGCATTCTCAATGAACCAACTGCTGCAGCCATCGCTTATGGCATTGACAAGAAAGCCGGTAGGTTTAATAAGAGAAATGTGATTATATTTGATTGGGGCGGCGGTACTTTAGACGTGTCACTGCTTACCATAGGTCATGGCGCCTTTGACGTGAAGTCCACTGCTGGAGACACTCACCTTGGAGGTGAAGACTTGGATAACAGAATGGTGAATTACTGTGTCGAGGAATTCAAGAGAAAGCAAAACGTGGACATTTGTGGAGACGCCAAAGCTCTTCGGAAGGCCAAAACTGCCTGTGAGAAggcaaagaaggcactttcgtTTTCCTTTGACACTGATATTGAAATCGATTCTTGGTATAAGGGTGAAGATTTTCACACAAACTTTACCCGTGACCTATTTGAAGAAATGAACATGGATATCTTCAACAAGTGCATGGAGACTGTGAAAAAGTGTTTGGAAGATGCCAAAATGGATATAACCAATGTTGATGACGTCGTTCTTGTTGGTGGATCTTCTAGAATTCCCAAGGTGCAAGAGATATTACAGGAGATTTTCAAGGGAAAGGAGCTTTGCAAGAGCATGAATCCGGATGAGGCCGTGGCTTATGGAGCTGCCGTTCAAGCTGCAGTCTTGAGTGGAAATATAGCTGGGAAGCTTCGAGACTTCACACTCTCCGATGTCATTCCTATGTCACTTGGAATTGAAGTGGATGAAGAAGAACACATGAGTGTTGTGATTACAAGAAACAACAAAATTCCCATTAAGAAGAACAAAAGTTTTACAACTCTTTATGACAACCAAACTGTCATCTGCTTCCGAGTGTTTGAGGGTGAGAGTGAATTCACCAAAGATAATAATTATTTGGGTGGATTTACCATCCATGACATTCCTCCAGCTTGTAAGGGAGCTGTTAAAGCAGatgtttgtttttctattgatgcaAATGGTGTCCTGACTGTTTCCGCTGAGATCTTGTCCACCGGCCAAAAAAAAGCGATCACAATCCACAGTGACAGGTAAACTCTTGGGGATTAAATGGGTGATGTAagtaaataatatataaaacgaTATATGCAAtgcaaaataacatttttgggGATTATAACATGGTTTTACTAAAATTCTTTCATCAACTGTTTTACTCGTGCCAGGTGAGCTCAAGTGTTCGCCAACagattgtgttgttttgagGAGGGGGGCAATGGTTGGGCACTATCCCTTTTGCTGGCCGTTCGGCCGTGCGTGCATTGTTCTGTCATGCGGTTTTTTATCCTAGAAAATATTTGTGTGggtttattcttgtttgttgtacCTTGCTTGATTACTATATACAGTGATGAAATAAATTATACATGTTTCTGTGCTCTATCATATTAGATGATATACAACAGGCATTTTGAGATGATTTTCTTTATTGTACACAAACAGAAGATCGATAACTTCTGCTCCGAGTAGATGAAAACCTAAAAACTGAAGAGAAACTAATGTGGCATGCATTAAAAGCATATGGATATGAATTAGGATTTGAAAATAAGAGTACGCATAACCAACAGAGAATAAACGAACTATATGAAAAAAAGTTgcggttccaccataaaaccaattggtaatatggagagtagttcttaaaattattaattgaatataattttattgaccGACTTATTTTTCTACATTAGGTCATTTATATGAAGTATCAGATAATAATAAACGTAATTTAAAAGTATTATATATTCTTAGTTACTAGCTTAAACTTCAAAGAGAGCATCAGTTTAAGATGTCCTTATTGAGaatgaatttcacattgatAAGAGAATGAACCTTGCATAGactatattttaatgaacagtacaagaCTATATTTACCTCCATCTCCGActaagggccaaagggccatagtgcttgttttagccctgtcataaaaaaccgtctccaaccgagggccaaagggtcatagggtcaaacgtaatttattatttaaatttaatgttgtttcatattgtttaatgttgtttcatgttacttaatttaatttaatgttgtataatggcttaggaagttataggaaaaaaatagaatttacaaaaaaaaaaaatttgtaaaaaaaaaaaaaaggcctacCATTCCTGtcagatataaccgacagaaatAAATACAATGTTgttggttatatccgacaggaaTAATGAAAATCCATCCAGGCCCGGGGCTGGCTGGCTGGTTGGATTAGGCCAGCTGGTTGGTCATTTGGCCGATTTTTGTCCAGTGGGGTCTGTGAGCCCTTTGGCTTAGCCCTTAATTGGAaacggttttcgggctattttcggccctctgaaCCATTACattagagatggtctaagagattgagctactccccatatcgccaattggttttatggtggaacatcaactttttttcaaggtatcagagcaggttatCCCACGTATAAAGACAAACGGCTACACGTGTTCCACATCACCTcgttgtgttgttcacgtgttaGGCTTAAAAATTCACCAAACGTGTGAGGACGTGTTGAGAATGGATCCCATATTGATGAGATGATGGATCTTGCATGGGTTTATAAGAGATTAGACTATTCGCCATATCGCCAATtgatttatggtggaacctcaactctCTTCAGTCCTTGTGGCAAATATTCAGATAATTATGCAATGGATAGAATGGCATTCCCACATTCGCCCGGTCCCTTGTTCTCTAAGCAGTTACCATCTTCAATGTCATTAATAGAGTGCATTTTTGCTAGCCCTCAAGCCTTGGTGTACCATTACACATAATCAAGCAAAAAGGAAGTAGCCAAGGTAACagttgttggaaaatttaataataagattattatattaaatttatttgttgaatggaaattagaagtggAGTCTTTTAGTAGAAAGATGTGTCTACTCAAATGAAGATTTGCAACTTTTGACTTTTCATGAATAATCACATGTTTTCCAAAGAGGTATCTTGCATTCTATAAATAGGGCAGCCCCCTATaatcacaaaataatttttccCATTAAATATTAGAAAGTCTCATAGATTCCatatgagagagttttcaacacaatcgtggtTCATGGAACCctgtgatttggagtgctactattacaaggacgTGGTCGTTGTATCTTGGGAAAGATGCGCTGATGAACCTGGAGCACCATAGTGGggcgtaaacttgtcttaaggacaaagtgtccAACATTTGCTTCGACCttattttctaggtttttttcgaatccattatatcatgttcatttaatattggttactcatgtgcatagattactttgatatataattgcatcaattatttcttgattttatatgtgatttaatatagcaattaggATAAACTTTGATGAAACTCTGGAGCTCCAACCTATGTTCTGTGATGAAACAGTGTTATCTGCAGCGTATTTAGGATAAACTTTGCTTTTAATGATTCATATACTTGGAAATAACAAGTGGGGTATTACAGGATACTATTAATGGGAAGTCACCTATCTTGAGTGCACCTATCTTGAATGACAAATGAGGCCGTTCCCGTGAGAATTTTTTGAAGGGCTTTGTTCTCTAAAAGCACTCATGAGAAACCAAGAATTGTTCAGGGCCAAAATAAACACAACTGAGCAATCACAGGGTGTTTGGAAGGGTATTATGTGAGTactattgtcttggtttacacAAACGGCTGAGCAGTTCAAGATATCATGTTCACTGATTAGTTAAGTAAATCCGATAGTAATTCACTACGGAAGGTTCAAAGGCAAAAGCCACCTATCCCGATGTGGTACTTTTTCTATTGAATTCTCTCTCTACTGTCTGCATTGTCATTTGCATGATATTGAGTCAATTTCGATTCATGTGGGgaattgttggaaaatttaataataatattattattatattaaaattattaattgaatggaaattagaagtggAGCCTTTTGATAGAAAGATGTGTCTACTCAAATGAAGAGTTACAACTTTTGATGcttcatgaatagtcacattcacttaggaaattaattagaaaatcaattaattaattttggtaattaatcctatTTTGAATGAATATTTGGAGGTTACCTTATGGAgatgatttgatgaggatggatgaaataggttttgaataaatacctattttgatcacttttgaccttgattgagtggtgattgtccactgctcgtgCGTAGAAGTTTCAatgtgcctcaagggtaatcttatctttttaacccaaaaatt
Coding sequences:
- the LOC137712889 gene encoding heat shock cognate 70 kDa protein-like isoform X2, producing the protein MAEGHAIGIDLGTTYSCVAVWQDDHAEIIANDHGNRTTRSYVTFTESKRLVGDEAFNQVGRFPANSIFDAKRLIGRKFSEDTVQKDRKLWPFRVIEGPADKPMIAVTHRGEEKKFSAEDISSMVLAKMREIAESYLCSKISEKNAVITVPSYFNDSQRQATIEAGKLAGLKVLRILNEPTAAAIAYGIDKKAGHGAFDVKSTAGDTHLGGEDLDNRMVNYCVEEFKRKQNVDICGDAKALRKAKTACEKAKKALSFSFDTDIEIDSWYKGEDFHTNFTRDLFEEMNMDIFNKCMETVKKCLEDAKMDITNVDDVVLVGGSSRIPKVQEILQEIFKGKELCKSMNPDEAVAYGAAVQAAVLSGNIAGKLRDFTLSDVIPMSLGIEVDEEEHMSVVITRNNKIPIKKNKSFTTLYDNQTVICFRVFEGESEFTKDNNYLGGFTIHDIPPACKGAVKADVCFSIDANGVLTVSAEILSTGQKKAITIHSDR
- the LOC137712889 gene encoding heat shock cognate 70 kDa protein-like isoform X1 gives rise to the protein MAEGHAIGIDLGTTYSCVAVWQDDHAEIIANDHGNRTTRSYVTFTESKRLVGDEAFNQVGRFPANSIFDAKRLIGRKFSEDTVQKDRKLWPFRVIEGPADKPMIAVTHRGEEKKFSAEDISSMVLAKMREIAESYLCSKISEKNAVITVPSYFNDSQRQATIEAGKLAGLKVLRILNEPTAAAIAYGIDKKAGRFNKRNVIIFDWGGGTLDVSLLTIGHGAFDVKSTAGDTHLGGEDLDNRMVNYCVEEFKRKQNVDICGDAKALRKAKTACEKAKKALSFSFDTDIEIDSWYKGEDFHTNFTRDLFEEMNMDIFNKCMETVKKCLEDAKMDITNVDDVVLVGGSSRIPKVQEILQEIFKGKELCKSMNPDEAVAYGAAVQAAVLSGNIAGKLRDFTLSDVIPMSLGIEVDEEEHMSVVITRNNKIPIKKNKSFTTLYDNQTVICFRVFEGESEFTKDNNYLGGFTIHDIPPACKGAVKADVCFSIDANGVLTVSAEILSTGQKKAITIHSDR